Proteins encoded in a region of the Rutidosis leptorrhynchoides isolate AG116_Rl617_1_P2 chromosome 9, CSIRO_AGI_Rlap_v1, whole genome shotgun sequence genome:
- the LOC139867451 gene encoding mini zinc finger protein 2-like: MKKRQVVAKKSNWNRTSSASIIQRVRYGECQKNHAANMGGYAVDGCREFMASGEEGTTAAVLCAACGCHRNFHRREMADESVCDSSSTSDA; the protein is encoded by the coding sequence ATGAAGAAACGTCAAGTGGTGGCTAAAAAAAGTAATTGGAATCGAACTTCAAGCGCATCGATAATTCAAAGGGTTCGTTATGGTGAGTGCCAAAAGAATCACGCTGCTAATATGGGAGGGTATGCAGTAGATGGCTGCAGAGAGTTTATGGCGAGTGGAGAAGAAGGTACAACGGCGGCTGTTTTGTGTGCCGCCTGCGGGTGTCATCGGAATTTTCACCGGAGAGAAATGGCCGATGAATCGGTGTGTGACAGTTCGTCAACATCTGATGCATAA